Part of the Arachis hypogaea cultivar Tifrunner chromosome 6, arahy.Tifrunner.gnm2.J5K5, whole genome shotgun sequence genome, AGAACAAGTTGAGAGATTAGAAGACAATATAAAAAATCAATGCAAAatgcaatatatattatttatgtttttgatAGTCTTATAATTACAATGTGATTTGTAAGGGTTTAAAGTTAACTGTACTGTAAAATTTTAGTAAGAGATTCTATAACTTCAATTCAATTACCGTTAAttatgtttactttgattatattTTGCATTAATATATTTTGTGTGATGTTTAGGTTGACTATTTTGCTTTAATATATTTTGTGTGTGTATGATGCATATGAGTTATTTTGGTTGTTTATTTCATATAGAAAGTTACTAAATACTGCTTAATTATAAAGTGTTTTGTGCTTTACTTGAAGATTACTTTGATTTCCTTGAATTTGTGAATTCTTGTAGAAACTGatgaaaaaaaaacaacaaaggcATCAATAAAGAATCAATTAGTCAACACTTCTAGAGCAATAAAGGATCAAAAAAGAGGATTGTTAAGCATTGGTTTAAAGACAAACAAGTGGAATGATGCAAGCTTTGAAGACTTGATTTCAAGCATTATGAATGGAGCCTCCAATGGCATTCCCTGTGTAGTCTTGAACCCTCTATTTTGGTGCCTCAAAGGAGCCTCCAACGCTTCTTTGTGACGAGCCTCCAACACTCCTTTGTGACAAGTCAAAGGGAAGTTCAAAGAGAAGTTGTAACCTAACTTCTTCATATTGCAATAAGAATAACTTAAGCTAAAAAGTTTTAAATGAAATAATTTTAGTGTCATTAGAAAGTAGACTTTCagatctttccaaccatatataacacttcaTGTTAGACACTAAATCTCAGGGTGAAAAGCATCATTCTTTGCCATGAAAAACATGCCCAGCATGTCCGTACAATAACGCTAGTTGACCTTTTCACTTTTAAAGGAGCATAACATAATttatagaggtccaattgatggaTTTGATGCGTTTTTAGTggctttagaaagtagacatctagaatttttcaataatatataatTCTATAGTGAACATTCACTTGAGGAGCTCAACTTTCATCATAATAGCATTAGTAACCCCCAAAATTAAAGCGCTAGTAATGCCAGCAGCCTTTCATCACCCTGGGGCATCAGATTCTTACAATAAGAAGCTTAGTAACGCCACAAATGCAAAGCGTTAGTGCAAGGGGCGCCAGCAACACTTTCATCACCCCGGAAGCATACATGCGTGGCGTTAGTAACGCCTCAAAGCCAAGGCGTTACCTTCACTAACGCCTTTAATGGGCCAGGAAGCTTCATAGTGTAACTTTTGTGCCACAATTCCCATGCAAAGCGTGGCCCAATGTAGCCTTAAGCAACGCTTCCTTGAAgccatgtttttaagtttcattTTGATTCATAAATCAAGTGCATTGCATGCTACATTGAGTGCTTAATCTAATGACACACCAATTGCTCCTCAAGCCCACTTCAGGAAGCCCGCATCCATCACAATAATTGACAAGGCTCATGAATTAATTGAAGCAAGAAAGATCTCTAGTTAGTTTTTGAATTTACATTTATttgtaatttgaatttcattttgcaTTTAGAATTGGCTATAAATATAGGATGAAAAAGTCTCATAAAGGGGACTTATCTGGGAGCTCTCCTTCTGACTTCTCATTCCACTACTTTCTATTTCATTTTTCACTTCTTTCATATTTTGTAAGCCAAGAGTAGCTAATTCCTTTTTTATTAGGAAAATGAGCTCTATTGATTTTAATGATTTAATTGTGATTTACTCTTTATcttcaattcatcttttatttgtttctttagaAAGAATTTTCATTCTTCACTTCAAGGATTcaaatattttggaaaaaaatttgaatctaACTTGAATCCTATGAAAATTTAGAAAAGAGATCATAGGAATTTAATTTAAAGATCTTTCTCTCAATCATTGTGAATTTGAGATTGGGATTCATACGTGACATTTAATCAATCCATATCTTGATTTATGAAATTGTGTAGCTCTAAATCAGAGACCAATATTCATCTTTTCTCAtaaacaattagatcaaggaattgacaATTGATCAAGTTAAAAGAGATTCAATTATCAaaaaattgggattcaatcacttataatttgccaagagatcaataatTGTATGATTGAAGACTGAGATGAACACCAATTGGTTcagagaattcaatatctctgTACCCGAATGATCTTCTCCTTATTCTCTTAttccttttctttattaattgctttcaattAATATTCATTTACTTTGCTTCCTTTACATTCTTACAATTTATTCTTCTTGTAATTTACTTTCCAGTATTTACATTCTAGCAATTTAAATTCTCAATAATTAacatttatgttatttattttcaagtcatttatattgcTTTTGTTTACTTattattcaagtcatttacattccaTATTTCTATTATCAATTGTTTATCATGAATTTGTAAATTGTCTGACTAGAATACTAAATCAATCATTGCTTGCTTAATTCCTTAATATTCGTGGAAACGATAACCCACTCACCATGgtattacttgatgcgatccggtgcacttgtcggtagtTATGCGAGATCATAAAATTCCGTATCAGTGTATAACAATAAAACACAGTTGATGAAAACTTTAGAGTAAATATTTAAAGTCACACCATATGTCCacaaattacagaaaataagtctCCATATAACATGCCACATACCTAGAAGTTCATTAAATAAGTGTTCCTTTATACCGTATGTTCacaatatatcacaaaataaATAGTCATATATTATACCACATACCTAATCCAAAATAAAGGTTCAAGAAGTGCAACAATTACAAGTGGCCCAAActtataacaaaatatcaaaatagTGGTCGTACCCACATAATAAATATTGGCCACAGAGACACAACATTAACAATAAATCCTACACAATTCATCACAACATATACTATTTAATAGCAACTCTAACAACTCGAACTCTAGATGTAATGATGCATCAGTCTTCTGTTAGGTCTATTTGTAGATTTGGTTGTTCTGTTGGATTTCTCACTCCTAACTTGAGCCGTCTACTCTTTCTCATACCAAACACCTTTGTCTTTGATAAAACTTGAAAAAATACTTTAGGAGGTTGTTGAGAATCTGCAGCCGCAACAAGTAGGAAAGGCTGGGAGGTTGGAGCCTGAGAATCTAAAGTAGAAACTTAGAAGGTGGTTGAGTAGAGACAGTAGCAGGTATGGTAGGTAGCAATTGTGAAGATGCATCAGCAAGTAGttcaaaaaaaaagtattgtTGTCTTTactcctcttttggagagaacaaggatttagtttttattaattaaaattttcttctttttattagtttttattttttaattaataaaagtatttgtTGGTCAAATATTTCTTGACCAAATAGATCGATTAAATGGTTAAAGAATAATTAAATGGTCGAGTTGAAAAGAAGGAAGTCGACATCGAAAGTGTTGACTTGTACAAATTTATTATAGGTTGAGATTAATGGGTCAAAGTATCAAGATCGAAGACCAGTTATGCAGGAGTGACAGTTACTCGAGCCTGCATTTGACGagaacaattattttttttatatgtttaaagATGACATCTAGAAATACAGGATTGGTCGAACTATTCTATAAATAGACAAGGCTTGAAAAGAACAAAGATTGGAATTCAGTTTCAGAAAACACTCTCGCATACTCACATCCCGAGTGACTTTATAAGTCTGCCAAGAGCTTTCTTTTTTATAGGATTCTTTCCAtgtctttacttttcttttatattttttataacttttttgtttccTTAAAATTTCTGCATTGTATCTGAAATTCAAAGTCCTTCAACTATATTAAAtgcattttattattttcctaattttaaagttatttaccttgttttctgtgtttttccatttcaaacactttaattttacttttcaTTTCAAGTTCTTTCTTTATTTGTCCAAAAGACGAAGTCTTTTGCGCACAATCGAAAATTGGTACTTACAAAAGAAGAGTCAGTTTTGCTTTCAGATAATAGATATTGAACCAACAAAAAATTACGAAAAATTTGCACgaaagtatttaaaaatttttatttattttagtctttatatttatcttaaaatcAAACAGAATACTAAACATAATTTAATTCTATATACTTTACATCAaatacaatataattttttttagaaaaaggaCAAATTAATCTCTGAACTTTTAATTTGTGGACAAATTTGTCCCTGAAAATTGAAAAATACAAATTCACCCCTCACCATTCAAAACGCATGACGGATGAGTCCTCTCGTGCAAAGTGCCCCCTCAAATGTAACAGAGACTACTTATGTGGCGCTTATTTGACGTGTTATGCGCCTATGTGTCGATACGGTGTTCTTGAGGAAGCTTTGGGTGTCCGTTGTGAAAAAGGTATGGGACAAATAGGTCTCTATCGCTTAAAATACAATCGTTTTAGAACATTGAGTGTAGTTCCTGTGTTTAAATGTAATTCTGAAGAAGGCCATATGAATCCCACACAATTACTTGATGCCATGGCACACATATCTGTGATCTTTTACCTCCAAAAATACAACAATTGATCTTTCCTGTGTCGTTATTTTCATGTAAAGTAGCACCAATGAAGCTTTGTTGGTGTAGTTGAGGGTGTCATATATACTAGTAAGTACCTTTATTTCGAAAACTTATTGTATTTGTACTTTCTAATATTATTTGTTACGAACGTCGTGAGGGGATTTTCGGGTAATGTAGTTAGTGAGGAACATGGAAGATGGGttatgtagggtttagggtttagataaGTGctgatttaataatatttaggacTAATCCTGGTAGATAAGTTTGGTTCAGTATTAACTATTTGCAGAGGGTGCTGGTAAGAAAAATGCTAAGGTAGAAGAAGATGTCGTTCGAATTGAAGTGGAGAAATTGGATCACTCAACGTCTGATTATGATAGTTATGAGAGTGCGGAGGATGAATTGTATGCACCTCCACCTCCCAAAAGTAACAGTGAGAGTGGTGAAGATGGTGTCAGTAGGACTATAGTCACCAAAGAAAAGAGGAAACAAGTGCCTGATTCCTTTAAGAGAACAACTCAACCCAAGAAATAACCAAAAAAACAAGCAAGACATGTGTTTCAGAAGACAATGTCTAATGTAAGAAAGAATAGGCCTGCTCAAGGCCTGCACAAGCACCATTTAGATCTACAGCCCAGTCTTTATCACGGCCAACTCCTAATCTATTTAGACCTAAGCAATCCATAAGGAAAAAACACGTGACAAAAAAATCCTCTCTATTTGGACCACCTACCCAGCCTGAATAGCATCCACCCTCTCTATATCAACCAATTATGTCAGGGACCTCTCCACAAACTTTGACATCAGCAGGCAAAGCAATTCAGCGATCGTTCAAGTTCATCCCTACTCCATGACTGAACAAGCCTAGCAGTTAACACTATCAGTGTAGAAATTTAGCAAGCAATTCTTTTTGGAAACAATGTGATTGTATAACTTACAGACTTTAATTGTGCTTTATTTTGGCAGACTACATATTTAGACTTCTTTTATGACATTGACATCTCTTTCATGAGATTAATATATGCTTCGACTTATTTAATCATATGTATGAAAATTATGCCATTAACTTACTTAATTAGTTCAATAGCTTTATACACATTTTTCATCACTTTGCTGGATATAACATTGTTTtaatacattatttttttttgaaaaagatacaaCTCATGATAACTAATCCCAAATCTTATTACAACATTTTTTTTGACTTACTGATTAACTTTTCAACGAATTTTGGCAATAATGAAAGCCAAAATTACACACTAAATACTACTACAACAAACCAATACACATTAATATTTTTCTTGCTTTCTATATACAACAACTTATTCTCCAAATCAGTTAATCTCTATTCTACTATTTTCTTTCCAAGATACACTTTCAGATCATCAACCTCATTCTTAGTCATGAGTTTGTCTTTGCCTCCTATTGTTACAACATAGTCATCCAGTTATAAGAAGAACTTGCAATGACTAGAATTTTTCAACTGCATATTCATCATCAGAACAAAAATTTTATGAAGAAAATCTGtataatcaaaatcaataaaacaaAATCACCAACTTACCTTAAAGAATGGACATCCAAAGAACAATCTGTTGGGGTTCATCATCGTTCTCGATTTGTGCACTATAGCATACACTCCACATTTACACGTCGGAGCAATCTCGTCTttctcctcttcaccttccatgtaTTTAATGGTTGATAGCAGTGAAATTCGTCGTGTGCTGGATGAAACTCTTTCACTGACCATAGAACACTGCACAATATCACTCTCAAGCTTTCACAGAAACTACAACGACAATGGTGATTAGGTTCAATTAGGGATGTTTATGGATCAGATTCAATCTGCATATCCGTGGTGTTTATCTGAATCtgatctaaaaattatgaatatgaatctaATCTGCAAGGCTATCGAATCGAATCATATCCACACACTAATAAGATCAAATCACAGATTttatgtagggtttagggttcaattTAAAGACTAAGAGTACATAAGCAAAACGGCAACGTTTTTTCCGCCAAGAATAAATTTGTTCCTAAATTTGCTTTATACATTTATTTACACCATAACGGTGAAGTCCCCCGTCAACACCAAAATCTATCCATCATGCATTTTAAATAGTGAGGAACGAATTTGTATTTTCCaatgtttgaaaaataaatttatctacgaattaaaaatccaataactAATTTGTTCTTTTCCCAAAACTTTTTTTAGTCTGTCTTCCTATTTCAATCTCTCCTCCAAACGTAGCCGTCTAGTTGATTAAGTatactttttcagtttttctACTACAAGTCTACAGCTACTTTCTCTTAATTTCATCTTCCTCTACGCAACtacagaaaaaagaaaagaaaagagagaaccCTTGTGTTGTTAATCTTAGCCTCGTTCTTGTTCCTACTTTTTCTGAACCCTTTGCTTTCTTCTCCGAACTTTTCTCATTCTCTAATAAAGACTTCATCTTTCACTTTTTCTCCATCAAATTCCATTGACTTAACTCGCTTCCCACATTACTGCTTCCTCATCAGCCCACTTCGCGTCTTCTCTGCTCAATTCAGGTAACGTTTCTTTCCatcttttttgttctttatttaagttttctttcattgtttttttttttcaatatttgatCAAAATCgaatttttgtctattttttgcTGCTAAACAATATCGTGTTTGTGTGGTCTTTCCTggcttcttatttatttattcatttgtaGTGTTTTGGTTTCATCAAATTTGCTTATTGTTGCCAAGATTGGTATTTTACTTACAAGTAAATAAATTCAGTGTGTTACTACTGTGTCTCAGTTTCAGAAATCTGTTCAGTTGAATATTGATGTAGTATGTTGCTACGCCTGCCAAAGTTGTTGGTGCCCCAGCTTAAAGGTCATTGCTTTTACACAGATGTTTTATAATTGAGAGGTGCTGTTTAGTGCAAAATAATTTACATGGACCCTTAATGAATAAAGATGGTGAAAGTAATTGCACATTTAGTAGGCAAAAAAAGTCGAAAATCGAGAGTTATGGTGAACGAGAATAAAGCATCCCATTTGCTGAAGTTTTTGTGCGAGATTGTATTTTATGTATAATTGTGATTGGCAATTTGACATGATTTGTTAATTTAGTCTCACATTGTGATTAAAGTTATGAGTATATTTGGATGTGATGTTAGAAGGGACAGAAAAAAAGATtgaaattttctttgttttggcAGACTATAATGAAATGCCGTGGAGCTAAGAGTTAGGAACTTAAGATACCAATAATTGATGTCAATGAAATCAGTTGTAAACAGTGAATTATCATCCTTCAAAAAGTGCGTTGTACTTGGAAGTTGAATTGACATGAAATTATTGAAAAAGAATTACATAGAAGAGAAAGAATGGCCCAATGTGTTACCAACGTTCTGCACAATTGATATTGATTCTTAGTAAAAATTGACatgaaattattgaaaaaaattatatagaagAGAAAGAATGGCCCAATGTGTTACCAACGTTCTGCACAATTGATATTGATTCTTAGTAAAACTTTAGGAGGTTTTTTTCTATCGACTTAATTTTGTAATGTGTTTGGAATATCTGCTATGCTGACATGTTAGAATGACACTTTACATGCAGTGTTTCCATCAAATTTTTTGGAATTTCAGTGTTGATGCTCAGATAGATAATGATCAGGTATGTAGTCCATTCTCTGTTAATAAACTCTTTATATTTGTGTGTTGCCAACTTTAAGCACATCACATTAACATAATTGTCTTGGCAGTATCAAGCTGCTGAttcatgatttttaatttttttttgcgtGTTCTGCACATAGGACGTCAACCGTTTCAACCGTATAATGTATTGTATATCTCTGTTTTCCTTTGGATATTCTAATATGGATCCTGTTGTGTTTGTAGAGTCTTGTTGCAATCATTTTGTCTTTCGGGTATGGACTGCATGGATGTTCATGCCTACTGTTAAGTGTGTGAACAATGTTTAGAAGGCCAAGGGGTCCtgatgtttttagtatattcaaATGCAAAGATCAAGGGGAATCATCTCTGGCAACAGATTTACTTCAAAATATTCCACCAGAGATTGAACTGTCTGATTATAGAAGGGTCCCAAGTCCAGACAGTGAGAGCCCTTCGGGACTTCTTCATGGTGAGAGCCTAAATGCAGAACCTATTGCTGATTTAGATCTCTTCTTCGAAAGGCTTTACAGCTACTACTGTGAGAAAGGGATATGGTGCATCATTATAAAATGGATTGGTGAACTTCTTAGCCTGGGGTTCACCATATGTTTTTCGGGATTTTTTCTACTATATGTTGATTGGAATGGGCTCCGCAATGCAAAGTGTGGGATGGATGCGGTTGAGTCTGGAATTAAGCCCTGTGATCTTGCTAAAGAAGCTCTTCATGAACACCCATTAACCCCAATGACTCTTACGAAAGCTATTATAGTTGGATACTTAGGAATATTTTCCATGTATTGGATATTTTGCTTCTTGAGATTCTTTGCTCAGCTAAAGGATACTTTGGAAATCCGAGAATTTTATTACAATAGGTAATATGAATGATAAGAAATTAAATGCGTTGAATCAAATGGTTAATTCTCCATTGCTTATGTGCTTTTTCCACTATTGTTCTCGTGCAGTCTCCATGTTACAGACAATGAAATACAAACAATGTCCTGGGCTACTATTATTGAAAAAGTTGTTAGGGTACAAAGTTCTAAACATCTTTGTGTTGTAAAGAATCTGTCTGCCCATGACATGGTAATGAGATTGATGCGAAAGGAGAACTACTTAATTGGGATGCTAAACAAGGGTGTGCTTGCTTTCCCCATTTCTCAATGGGTTCCAGGTGCTGGTCCTATAGTGGCATATAGTCCTAATGGAACCCATTATCGTCTAACACTAACTAAGACCCTTGAGTGGACTTTGAATTGGTGCATCTTGCAAAGCATGTTTGATCGGTATGTTAGAGATTATACAATTACCTTTTATCCAAAAAATGAGTGTCTGTTGTTGTTTGATCATGTAACTTTGTGGATAATTTGGTGAATTTTCATCATCTTTGGTTTATCCACTATTTTTCTCTTTAGACCATTTGGGTAAATGATTTTTTGGTTGAATGATGCAATGACAATTTAGATGCAGGATGGCACTTATTAGAATGTTACAATTGATATCATGTTTAAGTATTTTGTTACTCTTCAGGGACACATTTCATGTTATTCTACCTGTTATACTTGAACTTCATAGTGAGAGTCGGGATTTATTGTTTCATTTTTGCTTTGTTTCCTGAGGAATGCACTTAGATGTACATATGTGATGATTAATTGGTATTTATTAGAATGTTCATATACTGAACCTTTTTCATTGATATATTATTGTTTGAATGCAAATTTCGTTGCAGGAACTTTTGTGTGAAAAGGGATTTTGTGTCAAATCCAAATGCATTACAGAAAAGGCTTATGGTAGTTGGCTTTGCAATGCTTTTACTTTCTCCATTTCTTATCATATTCATGTTGGTGTATCTCTTTCTGAGGCATGCTGAACAACTTTATAACCATCCAAGCACGGCATCATCTCGAAGATGGTCAAATTTGTCAAGGTGGATATTTAGGGAATTCAATGAGGTATCGCTATTATTTTTCTTGGTTTCCCTTCTATCATGACTCTTTTCCATGTCAAAGACCAGTTCTTCTGAAAGTTAAAGTTTCTGGTGGAGGTCATGAATGTCTATATATGTATGTCGTGTATTCCCTGTGTTCAAATAGCAGTTAATGAATTACCAGTTATCAACTTAATCACATTAGTTAAACTGGAAATGATGTTAGCTGGCATGTCCTTccacttttttttataataaaattaaataaaaagaatagGTTTTGAATTTATTTGAGTTCAACGAATTCCACGTTATTTAACATAActattaaactttttttatataAGCTATTTGAAGAGAACATATATATCATTAGATAGTTATTAACTTAGTAAGTAACTTGTATGCGATATTTTGAAAGTTTTGGAGATTTAGTTTTATGTTCTATATGTGCTTTCTCTCTTGtagttttattttaatctaaAGGTATTAATTGCTTGAAAGTGGTGTTAACTATTTATAGCTTTAAAGTAATTTACCTAGTTATAATAGTTAACATAATCATatgttattttacttttatagTAAATCTCATCAATAACTTGTGTCTCAGGTGGAGCATCTCTTCAAACATCGAATTTATAGTGGTGTCTTGCATGCGTCTGAATATATCAAGCAATTTCCTTCACCTATCATATCTATCATTGCAAAATTCATCTCTTTTGTATCGGGTGGCTTTGCTGCAATTCTGATCATCATAGCTTTTCTTGAGGAGTCTCTGCTTGAGGGCCATGTATGATATCTATTTAGTTTtgacaatgttatttagcatgtCATGATAGTCATtagtttatttttaacaaaaactcATTACAGATATTTGGCCGGAATCTGTTTTGGTATGCCGCTGTTTTTGGAACTATAACTGCCATCAGCCGGGCTGCAATTACAACTGAGCTGTTGGTCTTAGACCCTGAGGGAACCATGTCTATGGTGGTTCAGTATACACATTATATGCCAAAAAGATGGCGTGGCAAAGAAAATACTGAAATGGTTCGCATCGAGTTTGAAACCTTATTCCAGGTACTATACCTGATATCTTTGTTTAATGCATTCTCATTAAGCTATACCCAACGTTTACTTGTTAGCTTACTCTTGAATATTACTTCTGGTCCTCCTATATTTTTATGTGGTGCAGTACACTGGAATGATGCTACTTGAGGAGATGGCCTCGATTTTCCTCACACCATATTTACTTCTGTTTGTTGTTCCAAAGGTCATTGCTGTACTTGGATATAATGTTATTTATACTCCGTATGGTATAATGTATTAACTctttcatttttctctcttttgcaGCGGGTTGATGATATATTGCAGTTCATTTCTGATTTTACCGTAAATGTTGAAGGTGTTGGTCATGTTTGCAGGTTGGTGAGCAAATTTTTGGTTTTCATCATTTTCAATTTGCATTCCTCTTCTCCTGTGTATTCCTTtacgaaattttttattttggtacTCAGTTTTAATGTCTTAATTAATGGGTTGTACCCGAGATGTTGTCACAGTTTTAGCACCTTTGATTTTCAAGAGCATGGAAACAGCCGTTATGGTTCCCCACACAATGCACCACGTAATCGAAGGAGCTCACAGGGGAAGATGGAGAAATCATTGTTGAGGTATGGTCTTAGAGGAGCTTGTTTTAGTCACAGTATTAATAATTGATTACATTGTTACTTCATCAAATATTGTTTCAACAtatatcaaataattagttaattgtcTGAAATCCTTTGCGCCAAGAAAGAATACTCAGTTACCTATTAATCTATTTTTggcttaaaaaattatttcttttactGTTGTGATTATGTTGAAACCGTGCATATTTTCTAAGCTATAATGATATACCAAGGATATTGTTGGGGAAATCAGAGATATTTTGACCAGCAAACAATTAGATAACaccaatttcttttccttttagatGAGCCTGTTtggtttgcattttcattttcagATTTTACGATTTtgtgaataaaaaaagaaaatagttaaaacAATAAAATCCTATTATCTGTTTTCACTTACTTTTTTTTCTCgcacaaaattctaaaaaaaaaaaaaatacaaactgaAGAGGCATAAACCAGTAATTATCAGCTCGAATATTTTCAATCTCCATGTTATTTTTCTCTTGTTCTATGAATGGCTCTTTCATATAAATGGTAATCATGTAATTAATCAAAGGAAAATAATGATAATTTTGACTTTTAGATTTGTTTAACTTGTGTTGTCATTACAGTTTTCAGAGTAGTTACCCATCATGGGACCCGAATGTTCTTGGGAAGCAGTTTTTGCGAAATGTTAGAAGCTTCAGAGAGCAGAGGTTATCAGGATACAGAAGCGGACATGCATTTTCCTGTCCACAATGGAGGGGTCGTCCAAATGTGGGAGGCGATGGAGAAGGAAACCGGTTCATATCCTGGGAAGTGCCAATCAGTATTCTTGCAACTGCCAACCAAAAGAATCATCCCTACCTGATTGACTGGTACTATACATCTCAACCTTGTGATGCGGCTCTCAAAGATGTTCCATCAGAACCTTTTGGAGTAACTGAGCCTGCATACGAAGAATACTCACATGAGTATTGTGAGGATCGCGCTGCGTCGACTCCAATCTTCAGGGAAAGCCTTATTAAGGATGAAAATTCAAATGCCCAGAGTCATTGGTGGGATAAATGTCGGCTGCAAGGTGGACAAGTTCAAACAAGCTTTTTTGAGCCTCCGGATTTCAATCACCGAACAGAATATAGTCATTGTGAAGAGTTTTCTAACCGAGGAGCAGAGGATCAAGATCAAGAACATTGCTTGTACTGGCAAAACCACCACAGGTTATCTAGAGAAGCTTGCTCAGATGACTTAGAGGCAGGAGAATTTAATCTTCATTTTGATAATGTTTATAGCAGACCTCCAGAATCGCCCACTGTAAATTCCAGAACTTCTAGCTTTGAGTGATGAATTTTGCCCCACATTAAATTTTACTTGTATGGACATTTGATTCTTTGCTGTATATAAATCCAT contains:
- the LOC112696314 gene encoding autophagy-related protein 9, whose protein sequence is MFRRPRGPDVFSIFKCKDQGESSLATDLLQNIPPEIELSDYRRVPSPDSESPSGLLHGESLNAEPIADLDLFFERLYSYYCEKGIWCIIIKWIGELLSLGFTICFSGFFLLYVDWNGLRNAKCGMDAVESGIKPCDLAKEALHEHPLTPMTLTKAIIVGYLGIFSMYWIFCFLRFFAQLKDTLEIREFYYNSLHVTDNEIQTMSWATIIEKVVRVQSSKHLCVVKNLSAHDMVMRLMRKENYLIGMLNKGVLAFPISQWVPGAGPIVAYSPNGTHYRLTLTKTLEWTLNWCILQSMFDRNFCVKRDFVSNPNALQKRLMVVGFAMLLLSPFLIIFMLVYLFLRHAEQLYNHPSTASSRRWSNLSRWIFREFNEVEHLFKHRIYSGVLHASEYIKQFPSPIISIIAKFISFVSGGFAAILIIIAFLEESLLEGHIFGRNLFWYAAVFGTITAISRAAITTELLVLDPEGTMSMVVQYTHYMPKRWRGKENTEMVRIEFETLFQYTGMMLLEEMASIFLTPYLLLFVVPKRVDDILQFISDFTVNVEGVGHVCSFSTFDFQEHGNSRYGSPHNAPRNRRSSQGKMEKSLLSFQSSYPSWDPNVLGKQFLRNVRSFREQRLSGYRSGHAFSCPQWRGRPNVGGDGEGNRFISWEVPISILATANQKNHPYLIDWYYTSQPCDAALKDVPSEPFGVTEPAYEEYSHEYCEDRAASTPIFRESLIKDENSNAQSHWWDKCRLQGGQVQTSFFEPPDFNHRTEYSHCEEFSNRGAEDQDQEHCLYWQNHHRLSREACSDDLEAGEFNLHFDNVYSRPPESPTVNSRTSSFE